A single window of Bombyx mori chromosome 9, ASM3026992v2 DNA harbors:
- the Or-19 gene encoding olfactory receptor 19 (The RefSeq protein has 1 substitution compared to this genomic sequence) produces the protein MHEFVINVQNETTKLYDQLNIILYILGLQGIWVDEIKLSRRFHVFFKVVTFILHIMCGMFAGLQFFAIFTQNSLNSQQKSDVIVIGISNPMAYIFCINFIRNRNEIKDLFYHLAVVLKIYYNDVEIEKSMVNKIKSYLSTYVFASITILVSNGIIAFFQTINSDEPFLGIITAWPDKTDTSKTASYARIGFYLFWCIHFFRISTVFAVIVCILISIKYQYKILCSYFESLNKIFDDETSSHEVKEAEFENAFCNGIKIHTQIIWCVRRCQIMCRTVFSANIMLDTFVLVILMLAMVNSENDFYGLCSQMSSVLVTVVLMAFFMWTAGDINVQASQLPDAIYGSGWYNCRGKSSARIRSLVTISMNKAQQPILMWALGFVELSHKNFVAIIKSAYSVFSVFY, from the exons ATGCATGAGTTTGTAATCAATGTACAAAATGAAACTACGAAGCTATATGATCAACTCAacataattttatacattttaggCTTGCAAGGCATATGGGTTGACGAGATTAAATTATCGCGAagatttcatgttttttttaaggttgttacttttattttacacaTTATGTGTGGAATGTTCGCTGGCCTTCAGTTTTTCGCTATTTTCACGCAAAATAGCTTGAACAGCCAACAAAAATCAGACGTCATTGTAATCGGTATATCGAATCCGATGGCTTATATCTTTTGCATCAATTTCATACGCAATAGAAACGAGATTAAAGACTTATTTTATCATTTGGCGGTTGTTCtcaaaatatattacaatgatgtagaaattgaaaaaagtatGGTTAACAAGATAAAGTCCTACTTAAGCACTTATGTGTTTGCGTCTATTACAATTCTAGTCAGTAATGGTATTATTGCATTTTTTCAAACAATTAACTCAG ACGAACCATTCTTAGGAATAATAACAGCATGGCCAGATAAAACTGATACCTCAAAAACTGCTAGTTACGCAAGGATCGGTTTTTACTTATTCTGGTGCATTCACTTCTTTAGAATCTCAACAGTATTTGCTGTCATAGTATGTATCTTGATAAGTATCAAGTATCAGTATAAATTTTTATGCAGCTACTTTGAAAGTCTGAACAAAATCTTTGATGACGAAACTTCAAGCCATGAAGTTAAAGAGGCTGAATTTGAAAATGCTTTCTGTAAtggaataaaaatacatacgCAAATAATTTg GTGTGTCAGAAGATGTCAAATTATGTGTCGGACCGTGTTCAGTGCTAATATTATGCTGGACACCTTTGTTCTCGTCATCTTGATGTTGGCGATGGTG aattCAGAAAATGACTTCTACGGCTTGTGCTCACAAATGTCATCGGTACTGGTAACCGTTGTCCTGATGGCGTTCTTTATGTGGACAGCCGGAGATATTAACGTGCAG gCATCACAACTACCCGACGCCATCTACGGTTCGGGCTGGTACAACTGTCGTGGAAAGTCCTCAGCTCGTATTAGAAGCTTGGTCACTATCTCCATGAACAAAGCACAG cAACCAATACTGATGTGGGCACTAGGATTTGTCGAACTTTCACACAAGAATTTTGTAGCg aTCATCAAGAGCGCCTACTCTGTTTTTTCAGTATTTTACTAG